The Candidatus Zixiibacteriota bacterium DNA segment CCTCAAGCGCCAGTTGTTCGGCGCTGTCATAGAGCCTGGCGTTGAGACAGACCTGGGCATCGACCACCAGTAGTTTCGCCTTGGTGTTGGATGTTACTATGGGATAGCCACGTTTGATCACTTCGGCGGCCCGATGGCGACGACGGTCCGAACTTGCATACAATTGCGCCACATCGGCGATCAGGTTGATCTTGCCGGCCGCAGTGGAGATAGTACGCCACCCCTCCTCGAAAGCGGAATCGGCCTCAGCAGATCGGTGCGCCCTCTCGCACATGTGGATCAAGAACCGCCATGAATTTGGAGAGCCTGCGCCCAGTCGGCACTCCTTGCGGGCATATTTTATGGCATTGGCGAAGTCTCTCCGATTGTAAGCCAGATTAGCCAGACCATCCCAGGCACGACGATAGGTGCTGTCACTTCGCACCGATTGCAGATAGGCCAGGTTCGCTTCATCGTAACGTCTGAGTCCAAACAAGGTCCGACCGTAGCTGCACCAAGCGGTGGCATCGCTACTGTCGGTATCCAATGCGATTGCCCGCAGAACATAGCTTTCAGCTTTTTCATACTGACCAACAGTATTACAGCCATCGGCGACGGCCGAGAATAATCGTCGTCTGTCTGCGTCGGATGGATGACGCCTTAGCGCCTCGCTGAGAGCTTGATCCACAATTGTAGAGTCCCCAACGGCTATTGCGGCCTGGGACAGGTACCGATACCCGGCCGGAGCGTGGGGGGCGGCGGCGATCAACTTTCGCGCGGCCTCGCTATAGCGCTCGTAATCCTGCCTCTGTTCGTAAACATCAAAAACGTGGCGATAAGCCAACACAAAACCGGCGTCTAACCCGATCGCTGTTTCAAATGCGGCCAGGGCTTCAGCACGTTTTGAGTTGCTCGTGTGGTACAACGCCTCGCCCAGTCCATACCAGCATTCTTTGTCGTCCGCGTACTGATCGGTCAATTGATCATACACTGTCTCGGCGTCGGCATAACGTTGCTCGATAAGAAGGGTCGCCGCCTCCAGGAGACTCTTCTCCCGTGGGGATGAGTATTGTCCCTGGGCGAGCAGCGTGCGAATCGACTCAAGTCCGCGTCCGGATGCGACATCCTCCTGCCACCACTGGGCGATAGCCATCTTGTAATACGCCTGGTTGAACTGGGGATCGATTTTGACGGCCAACTGGAATTCGGAGATGGCCTTGGTATATTCAGTTTCACCCAGAAAGTCAATCCCGGCCAGATAATGCCGGTAGGCCTGTATCGATGAACTGGTTTTGTCGCGTATAGATAGATCGACGGCCGCGCTCTCAGCTTCAGTAAACACCAGATACTGCCGCACCCGCCCGGTAAGGTCATCAACCATTGCATACAAGTCATTGCCATCAATCTTGTGCGACTTGATGATCGTGCCGTCTGACAAGTCGATCAACTGACAAGTCACCACCCACTGATCTTTCATCCGCATCAGGTTTCCCGTCAACATGGTTCGGGCACCGGCTTTGGTCGCGACTTCACTGGCGGCGGCAGGATCGATTCGGTTGCGGTCGCGAAAACCGAGCTGCTTTTGCACGTCGAACAGGCGCTGGCTACTGATCAGTTTTATCGAACCCAGACCTGAGAGATCGGTGATGACTAACTCCTGAAGGATTTGCCCCAACCGCTCCTCATCCTCGATATCGGATAGGTTTTCAAAATGCAATACAGCCAGAGCGTTTTCGGCTGCATTGACGCCCCCGGAACCGCCCAACTGCAGGTTGAACGGATTAAGCACCAAGACCAGGATGGCAGCCGCCACCACGGCGAACGACATAACGTACAGTCGCTGCCGCTTCCGCTTCTGGGTTTGATACCGCTGGGTGACTCCGGACAACGAGTAGCTGCCCGAACTCAAGTCCCGTTGAAGCAGTTTCAGGTCGGACACAACCCCGGCCGCACTCTGGTAGCGCATCTGGGGGTCTTTCTCCATCAGTTTGGCCACGATCCGTTGCAGGTCTTCGGTGATATCAGAGCGATAACGGGCCAGCGGGTCAGGAAGTTCGGTAACAATGGCCTGCATGGTAGCCGCATGGTTGTCCCGACGAAACGGCGCCTGGCCGGTGATCAATTCGTAGAGAGTGACCCCGAGTGAGTACAAGTCGGATCGCTCGTCAACCGTTTCTCCCTGGACCTGTTCCGGCGACATGTAGGCGGCGGTACCGATTGTCGAACCCCGCTCGGTAATACTCTGGCTGCCGCGAAGAGTGGCCAGACCGAAATCCAGCAGTCGGGGACGGAGGTCTGAGTCCAAAACGATATTGGACGGTTTGATATCACGATGGACCACGCCGGCATCGTGCGCCTTGCCCAATCCGTCGCATATCTGAATAGCCAGATCAATAATCCTGTCGGTAGACAGCTTTTCGTCGGCCGTTACCGCAGACAGGGGCCTGCCCTCGACATATTCCATAGCCATGAACGGCCGTCCCCGATGCTCTGAGACTTCATGAACAGTGACTATGCTGGGATGGTTCAACTTGGCGGCGGCCTGAGCTTCCCGTTTGAAACGAGCCGCAAAGTCATCATCGGCGGTTAGGTGGGCCGGCAGGAATTTCAACGCGACTTTGCGATCAAGTTCGGTATCCTCGGCAAGGAACACCTCGCCCATACCACCGGCGCCGATTTTCTCTACGATCCGATAGTGGGCTACCAGCGCACCGGATACCGGCACGAAATGAGTTCGCGTATTGTCATCATGTTTTTCGTCAGACATACATAGTCCTGTACAAACATTGCGGGGTCCGTCGTGGGCGCACGGCCACAGGATACGCATCTATCGATTCGATTGGCAAGACCAAAAGTTCGCACAATCATATCGACGACTGCCGACATCCTGAGGCGCTCGGCCTTGGCGCCTGCGTTTAATTGTAGATACGAATGAGGACGGCCAAGGTTCGGCGGGAATTTTCAAGCCAGAGTTCCGGCCACAAAAAAAGCCCGGCGGGGCGAACCCACCGGGCTTGAATTTTACGAGAGTGTATCCACTACTATGGACATGGCGCCGGGGCCGGACCGGAATTGAACATCCAGTCCACCAGGTATACGAGATCGGCAATGTCGATATCACACTCGGCTTCACAATCCACCATACAACCGTAACTGCCGTTGATATTCCACTCTTCCACGCAACACGGACCGGGACCACTGTTGAACATCCAGTCCACAAAGGCGACCAGATCAGAAATATCGATCACGTCATCACCGTCACAGGCGAAATCGCCGCGCCCGGCACCCTTACAGCATACTTGCGACTCACCGGTGACAACGAATGACAGATCGAGCGAGTCACCGAAGAAACGTGATGGATATAGGTAACATCCCATTGTGTATCCCCCTCCATCGAACATCAATTGAATAAACTCCAAATCCGCGCCGTCTACCTCACAGTCGCTGTTGGCGTCTGCACCGGCATAGAACGGCGGATCGACCCCTGGTACAGTGTAGGGCGGCGGCGGGCCGCCGGTGGACAGAAAGTCAGACAGGTACACAAGATCGGACATATCGACCCAGCCTGAGCCGTCTGCATTGCCGGGGATGTAATCGTAAACAGCCGGCGGCACAGCCAGGCGCAACCAGTTGAACGGTGTATTTTCGGCCGCCATTGAAGCATCACCGGCTTGCAGGGCTGTGGACAGCCATCCCCACTGAGGGTCACCATCGCCGCTCACATAGGCCGACACCGACAGCCAGTATTCTACGCCACAGCCGACTTCGAACCACTGCTCCTGGGCCAACTGAACAATGTATTGAAAGTACTGCGAGTAGTCATCATCGGTGTAGGATTCCTGATATGGCTGGTGCCAGCCGTGTATTGCCGTAGGGTCAATCGTCAAGACTGCCACATTCGCAATTGGAATCACTGTCTCCCACAGTAGGGCGCTGGGCCAATCGTGCAACGACCCGGGATTGTTGCTGAACATACGCAAATGAAACGAGTCAATCTGCCCGGCCGTACCGTTCATCCATGATCCCCAAAACTGGAGTCCTTTGAGATTGCCGTTGACCTGGCTGGTCCAGTCGTCGGTCAGTATGAACGGATGAGTGCCGTTTATGCACCATCCGCTGTCGTCCGGTGTTTGTGGAGTGGCCATAATAGGATCATCCCAAGCCGCTCCACCAGCCAGACAAGAATTGGCTAGTGACAAGCAAATGACTGCTAACGTGGAAATCCTGTTGGAGCCGAGCACTCTGTTCAGCATGTCTCCTCCTCATGGTGACACTTCGTGGTTGCAAATCTCAAGGCGGCAAAGCGACTGCTCCGGATCAACAAAACGCAGAAACGAGAAATCGTGAGAATCACTTCTGCGTACGAAGAAATATACTTGCTAATCCACGATGTGTCAATAAAAACTCAGGGCCCAAGCGAGTCCTCGATAGGATGTCGGAGGTAAGTTTGTCCAGGCCCACACAAAAGAAGCCCGGCGGGGCGAACCCACCGGGCTGTTACTATCGATCTAATTGCTGACTAGCGAGCAGCACCCGTTCGACAGCCGGTCGCAGCAACCGCAGGAACGGCGTGTGAAGACCACTTGCGAACAGTCTCCTTGCCGATCTCTGAGGCGTCACTCGACTTACCACAATCCAGGCAATCACAGCGACATGGCTGCGGACCACCGGTGAACATATAGTCAACAACGTAAACGAGATCACTAATGTCGATTGATCCGTCACAGTTGACATCGACGTCCTCGAAGCAGCATGGCTGCGGGCCACCGGTAAACATGTAGTCTACCAGGTACACGAGGTCGGATATGTCGATACCGAGGAATCCGTCACAGTTGATGTCGCCGCGAATTCTATCCGGAGGCTGGCAGCAGCCACCCGGAGGAATCGGGGTGTGCTGTTTGCGAGTTTGTCCGATTACCGTACCGTTGTGGTCGAAGATCGGCACGATGCGCGGGTCAAAGTATGGGATATCGAACGGCGGGGTGAAGGCACCACCGGAGAACGGATCCCAGTTACCCGCACAGGACAGATGCATCTGGGCCGGATCGCCGAACAACGAGTCCATCGGGAACGGTAGAGTAGTCGTTATGACATAGAAGATGTCAAAGAAACTCTCCGCCCAGTTGTCGTTACAACTGTCGCACATCTGGATGTAACCACCCGATATCAGATTCGGATTGAGATGGATTTCGAACGGTCCACCTAATACCGGATCACTGCCGGCGCCGCTGAACTCGACTACCTGAGTACCCATACGGTAGAATCCAGGTGAGACCAGGAACGGCGCTGTACGCACCACCACCATGTTGTTACCTGTGGCCATCAGGGTAGTCAACAGGATAGTACCGGTGTTGTCGTACAGTTCGATCTCGAAGTCGTGTGTCGGGATCGTATCGACACCCGGTGTCCATCCGGTACCGCATCCGGTGTCACACGGATTCGGGACACAGACCGTGCCGTCACCGTTGTAGACGCCGCCGATAGCTTCACACTCAGCAGCCGTGGCGATAAAGCAGAGGATACCGCCCTGGGGTTCACAACAGGCACCCATCGGGTCTTTATCGACCCGGTGCTTCTTCCAGGTGTAACCGATGAGATTGCCGTCGGCGTCGTAGATCGGCACCTTGCGCGGATCAACATATTGGTGACCGTTCGGAGGTGTGAAGACACCACCAGGGAACGGATCCCACTGTTCCTCGCACGGCAGACGCATCTGGGCGTTGCCCTTCAGGATGTTCTCCGGAGGCGGCAGCGATGTCAGTATCCGGTAGTTGATATCGAAGAAGCTCTCAGCCCAGTTGTCGTTACAACTGTCGCACATCTGGATGAAGCCACCCGAAATCAGATCCGGATCGAGTTGTAAGGTGAAGGCGCCACCTGTAAGCGGACTGATACCATTACCACCGAATTGGAGAATATCGGTGTCCATACGCCATATACCAGAGCCAGGGACCGGCTCATAAGGCACTCCGCGCTGGACGATCATGTTGACTCCAAACGCGGTAAGCGTCCCGAGCGAGACGGTGCTGTCGGTCGGATCAAACAACTCGACCTCGAAGGTTGAGTACAGAATGGTATCGATTCCCGGCGTCCAGCCTGTGCAGATGCACGGGTTGGGGAAGCAGGTCGTGTTGGCGCCCTGCCAGGCTTCGGTTGCGGGATCGCAATCGGCTGCCGTGGTCATACGGCATGCACCGGTAGCCAGGTCACAACATGCGCCTAACTCATCGTCGGCTACATGGTGACGCTTCATGGTGTATCCGATGATCTCGCCGGCCGCGTTCAAGATCGGCACCTTGCGCGGATCATTATAGGTGTGACCGTGCGGAGGCGCGGACGGATCCCATCCTTCGGAGCAAGGCAGCTCCATCTGAGCGTTGCCGAAGAGCAGGTTATTCGGAGGAGCTTGAGTAGTCGAGAGCTGGTAATCGATATCGAAGAAGCTCTCGGCCCAGTTGTCGTTACAACTGTCGCACATCCGAATGTATCCACCCGCGTTCCCGTTGGGATCGAGTCCCACAGTAAACGCACCACTCAGAAGCGGGCTGTTGCCGGAGCCACTGAATTGAAGGATGTCGGTATCCATACGCCAGATACCCGGTGTCTCCAAATACGGGGCGTTGCGCTGGACGATCATCTCGGCGCCAAAGGCGTAAGCGGTACCGAGGTAGATAGTGTTGTCGTTGGGATCGAAGACATCAATCTCGAAGGCCGAGAATAGTATCGTATCGATACCCGGTGTCCAGCCAGTGGGACAGTCGTCGTCACACGGATTAGGAACGCAGGATGTTCCGTCGCCCTGATAGGTACCCTGCGCATCGGCACACTGTTGAGCAGTGGTGATAAAGCATAAACCGGTGCCCTGCTCACAACAAGCGCCCGTCGGTGTAGGCGGATTCACCCAGTGAATCGGCCGGGTCCATCCAAGGGTGTCACCGGCAGGATCTGAGGGATCGACCAAGGGATGCCAGTCGGGGGTAGTCAACTGGTTGTCGACCGGCGGAATCTCATTGATCACCGAAGCCATGCGAATAGGAGCCGGCGAGACTACATGATGTCCCAAACCGACCACCTCGACATCGAAGAAGACATCGAAGAAGGCGTCAGCCGGGAAGTCTGAACTCGGCGACTGAGACCTGATCTCGCCCGGAGACGGCAATGGCAGACTCAGAATGAGGTCACCTAACGATGGGCTGCTGCCGGAAAGGTCCATCGACAGCATCTCGGTCTGCACGGTGCGCTGACCGGTAGCCGGGTCAGTTTGCGGCGCCTGACGCTGGATTATCGCCTGGCCTGTCAATTCAACAGTCTCGTCCGGCGGTTGCGAAGGAGAAGGTTGGACCGGACCCATGATTAGCGGCATAATGCCAATAGTCGGAATTGTATCCGGTGGCGGTGGCGGGTCCGGCGGCGGTGGCAGTACCCAGTGAATAGGTATCACCCATCCGATAATCACGCCTGGACTCTGAGGGTCCTCGACCGGATGCGGTTCACCGTTGGTGGTCAACTGCGTGTTCGGCGGAGGAATTGCCTCAATTTGAGCCTGCATAACCGGTGGCTGCATGGGGATGATCGAATGCCCGAGTTCAGGGAAGAACACTTCATAGTCGACATCGAAGAAGACATCAGCCGGGAACATCTGAGGGCTTGGCAACTGTCCTCTTATCTCACCAGGAGCGGGCTGTGGCAGTTGCAGAATGGTCTGGCCAAACATGGGGCTCTGACCAACCAGATCCATCGAGAGAATCTCGGTCTGAATCGTGCGTTGACCGCTGGCCGGGTCAGTTTGCGGCGGATCGCGCTTAATTATGGCCTGACCTTCAAGCTCAATTACATCGTCGGCAGGCTGACCGGGGACAGGAGGATTAGGGCCAACCCAGACGTTCATTATTCCGGTAGTCGGAACGGTATCATTGGCCGAGTCGGGCGGGTTGACGTTATGTCGGTGCCAAACCCAACCGAGTGTGTCGCCGGTAACGGGATCGATAACCGGGCGTCTCCTCGGGTCCTTATAGACACGACCGTGCGGCGGAATCTGCCAGATCGTATCCACCAGGCGCGGCGGCTCGTCGGGTCTATAGTCTAAAGGAGTGCACTCAAGGGCAAACCAGTACTCATGGTTCTGACCGCAGTTGACCCCAGTGCCGGTATTCGGCGCGGCGAACACCCAGTAGGTGCCCGGTCCGGCTACGCGTGAAGTCGAGATGACATCGCACGCGGCACCGGCCACAGCCGGATCAACCGAGCTGGCCAGAGCGCAATCGGCAGTGTCGACAAAGCCGAGCACAAAATCGAAATCGGCTTGACCGGTAACGGTGATAAACACGGGTCCGGTAAGGGTGAATTCATACCAATCGGTATCACGTGATCCTCCATCGGCCCAGGCCGTGCCACAAATCGTGTCACCACAATCGATCGGTTCAAAAGTGGGTACCGGCATGTTACAGCCGCCGTTATCATCGCCTCCACACGGCTCGAGCTCCGGCTTCCACGATGACGAGCAATCGACGCAGAACGCAGAGCCATCCTTATTGGCTTCATAGGTCCCTGAATGCTCAGTCGAAAAACCGACCGACGTTGCCTTTGACAGCACCGCGGACTGACTCACTGGATCGTATTCCAAACTGCCGCGATACGTTGCTCCATCGTTGGGCCCCTGCCCTGGGCTGGGCGGATTTGGCGCCGAACCGAAAGTGAGCTTGTAATAGACATCAAAAAAGCTCTCGGCCGGGAAATCGACATGGGCCGTGATCTGATGTATCTGCCCGGTCGACAAGGGACCGCTCCGGTCCAGGGTGGCGAATATCGAATCACCCTGAGTGAGACTGAATCCGGCCAGCAACAGCGTATCCATGCGCGTGTCGATGGTCAGAATATCCCCGGCCGC contains these protein-coding regions:
- a CDS encoding FlgO family outer membrane protein, which codes for MSDEKHDDNTRTHFVPVSGALVAHYRIVEKIGAGGMGEVFLAEDTELDRKVALKFLPAHLTADDDFAARFKREAQAAAKLNHPSIVTVHEVSEHRGRPFMAMEYVEGRPLSAVTADEKLSTDRIIDLAIQICDGLGKAHDAGVVHRDIKPSNIVLDSDLRPRLLDFGLATLRGSQSITERGSTIGTAAYMSPEQVQGETVDERSDLYSLGVTLYELITGQAPFRRDNHAATMQAIVTELPDPLARYRSDITEDLQRIVAKLMEKDPQMRYQSAAGVVSDLKLLQRDLSSGSYSLSGVTQRYQTQKRKRQRLYVMSFAVVAAAILVLVLNPFNLQLGGSGGVNAAENALAVLHFENLSDIEDEERLGQILQELVITDLSGLGSIKLISSQRLFDVQKQLGFRDRNRIDPAAASEVATKAGARTMLTGNLMRMKDQWVVTCQLIDLSDGTIIKSHKIDGNDLYAMVDDLTGRVRQYLVFTEAESAAVDLSIRDKTSSSIQAYRHYLAGIDFLGETEYTKAISEFQLAVKIDPQFNQAYYKMAIAQWWQEDVASGRGLESIRTLLAQGQYSSPREKSLLEAATLLIEQRYADAETVYDQLTDQYADDKECWYGLGEALYHTSNSKRAEALAAFETAIGLDAGFVLAYRHVFDVYEQRQDYERYSEAARKLIAAAPHAPAGYRYLSQAAIAVGDSTIVDQALSEALRRHPSDADRRRLFSAVADGCNTVGQYEKAESYVLRAIALDTDSSDATAWCSYGRTLFGLRRYDEANLAYLQSVRSDSTYRRAWDGLANLAYNRRDFANAIKYARKECRLGAGSPNSWRFLIHMCERAHRSAEADSAFEEGWRTISTAAGKINLIADVAQLYASSDRRRHRAAEVIKRGYPIVTSNTKAKLLVVDAQVCLNARLYDSAEQLALEAIEADAQRTISDWARAVVFDAAIYRGDWAQAEEVYANEPMVGSDKNRYSQQLQLLVYSERFDQVGELLQTALDSCPSLNAQFELLNNVSYYFSQTGQYDLALKHYQRANNHSPHKLWILDRIGRMQTYLNDYDAAEQTLRGALQQDSTRLFSKLYLSRVFYLQGRFNDALPWAQAAYRQDSVTVTVGRNLGYLYSYQGEFGQAIDYAESALARDSSFYSHNLLGWVLAAGDMDNERAIDLANYAVANPPLNDPFDRWATDYLFVPLPQHTLGVAYMNKGDFKIALENLEQAARIRPNDQRVADDLRECRSRLGS